In Chitinibacter sp. SCUT-21, a single genomic region encodes these proteins:
- a CDS encoding YggT family protein, whose protein sequence is MLTSVLDFLIRNLLEFLILLLLARFYLQAAKVSFRHPLGQFVLALTNWLVLPVRKLIPPFKTYDSTSMVLAWLIAFGMHSLLLAITPWPFDFSAGASIVALALTATLELVKMSLYLLFAAVIGQALMSWLAPYNPLMPTLTGLTAPFLRPIQKIIPPIGGIDISPLVLILLIQLILGVVIAELEPILLQSVKVIG, encoded by the coding sequence ATGCTCACCAGCGTTTTGGATTTTTTAATCCGTAATTTGCTCGAGTTTCTGATTTTGTTGTTGCTTGCTCGGTTTTATTTACAAGCAGCTAAGGTGTCTTTTCGTCATCCACTAGGGCAATTTGTCCTTGCGCTGACCAACTGGCTGGTACTACCGGTGCGAAAATTAATTCCACCGTTTAAAACCTACGACAGCACCAGCATGGTACTGGCGTGGCTGATTGCGTTTGGGATGCATTCGCTACTGCTGGCGATTACGCCATGGCCGTTTGATTTTTCGGCCGGCGCATCAATCGTCGCTTTGGCGCTCACTGCGACCTTAGAACTAGTGAAAATGTCGCTCTATCTGCTGTTTGCCGCCGTGATTGGCCAGGCGTTAATGAGCTGGCTGGCGCCATACAATCCACTGATGCCAACGTTAACAGGTTTAACCGCACCATTTTTACGCCCGATTCAAAAAATCATTCCACCCATTGGTGGCATTGATATTTCGCCCTTAGTATTGATCCTGCTGATTCAATTGATTTTGGGCGTGGTCATTGCAGAGCTTGAACCGATCTTACTGCAAAG
- the proC gene encoding pyrroline-5-carboxylate reductase, with translation MIITFIGGGNMATAMIGGMLAQGFSSEQIHVVEPDAGKRVELTQQYGIQTSAPGEDIPNSTAILFAVKPQQFKAVTAEVQPHIGDALVISIAAGIRVDTLSRFLAGHQRIIRVMPNTPALVQAGISGVYASEAVNEADRELTRRILTSIGEQVWVDEESQIDGITAISGSGPAYIFYFMEALQAAARAQGFAPEIAHKLAYQTFAGAVKLALNSEDDAGTLQQKVTSKGGTTERAIKALETSQVRSTIIAAASAAAARSRELGEELGRDIEP, from the coding sequence ATGATCATTACCTTTATCGGTGGCGGCAATATGGCGACAGCCATGATTGGTGGCATGTTGGCGCAAGGCTTTAGCAGTGAACAAATTCACGTGGTCGAGCCCGATGCCGGCAAACGTGTGGAGCTAACGCAACAATACGGTATTCAAACTTCTGCCCCAGGCGAAGACATTCCAAATAGCACGGCCATTTTATTTGCCGTAAAACCACAGCAATTCAAAGCCGTTACTGCCGAAGTGCAGCCACACATTGGCGATGCATTGGTGATTTCAATTGCGGCCGGCATTCGCGTCGATACCCTATCCAGGTTCCTTGCTGGACATCAGCGTATTATTCGCGTCATGCCTAATACCCCCGCCCTCGTTCAAGCAGGCATTTCAGGCGTTTACGCCAGTGAAGCTGTCAACGAGGCCGATCGCGAGTTGACCCGCCGCATTCTTACGTCGATTGGCGAGCAAGTTTGGGTTGACGAAGAATCGCAAATTGATGGCATTACTGCGATCTCGGGCAGCGGCCCTGCGTATATTTTCTATTTCATGGAAGCACTGCAAGCCGCAGCGCGCGCGCAAGGCTTTGCCCCTGAAATCGCGCATAAACTGGCGTATCAAACTTTTGCGGGAGCGGTGAAATTAGCCCTCAACTCAGAGGACGATGCGGGCACCTTGCAACAAAAAGTCACCTCCAAAGGCGGCACAACTGAGCGCGCAATTAAAGCGCTGGAAACTAGCCAAGTGCGCTCGACAATTATTGCCGCAGCTTCGGCCGCCGCAGCGCGCTCACGCGAGTTAGGTGAAGAGCTTGGCCGCGACATTGAGCCTTAA